The Polaribacter tangerinus genome has a segment encoding these proteins:
- the fmt gene encoding methionyl-tRNA formyltransferase, with protein sequence MRDIRIVFMGTPDFAVSILSHLIENNYTVVGVVTAPDKPAGRGRKINESAVKKYAKTKNLPILQPRNLKDIDFNKKLKALNGNLQIVVAFRMLPKIVWQLPELGSFNLHASLLPDYRGAAPIHWAIINGEKTTGVSTFFIDEKIDTGAIILQERTTISETETVGSLHDKLMLIGAKLVAKTVRLISEGNVKTIHQPLKEEKIAPKLHTENTKIDWFQNLDTIYNKIRGLNPFPCAWTILKNNNEEISVKIYSVKKQQEEHNLPIGKIITSKKEMKVAVNKGYIIIDEIKLSGKKKMDAKSLLNGFQFYENATMM encoded by the coding sequence ATGAGAGATATCCGCATAGTCTTTATGGGAACACCAGATTTTGCAGTAAGCATACTAAGCCATCTAATAGAAAATAACTATACTGTAGTTGGCGTGGTAACTGCACCAGATAAGCCTGCAGGAAGAGGCAGAAAAATAAATGAATCTGCCGTAAAAAAGTATGCGAAAACTAAAAACCTACCAATATTACAGCCTCGTAATTTAAAAGATATAGACTTTAATAAAAAGTTAAAGGCTTTAAATGGAAATTTACAAATAGTAGTTGCTTTTAGAATGTTACCTAAAATAGTTTGGCAGCTACCAGAACTTGGTTCATTTAATTTACACGCCTCTTTATTACCCGATTACAGAGGAGCCGCACCAATTCATTGGGCAATTATTAATGGCGAAAAAACAACAGGTGTCTCTACTTTTTTTATTGATGAAAAGATTGATACTGGTGCCATAATCCTCCAAGAAAGAACTACTATAAGTGAAACAGAAACAGTGGGGAGTCTTCACGACAAATTAATGCTAATTGGTGCAAAACTTGTGGCAAAAACAGTAAGGTTGATTTCTGAGGGAAATGTAAAAACGATACACCAACCTCTTAAAGAAGAAAAAATAGCCCCTAAACTTCATACAGAAAATACAAAAATAGATTGGTTTCAAAATTTAGATACTATCTATAACAAAATTCGAGGTCTAAACCCTTTTCCTTGTGCATGGACAATACTAAAAAATAATAACGAAGAAATTAGTGTAAAAATTTATTCAGTAAAAAAACAACAAGAAGAGCATAATTTACCAATTGGTAAAATAATAACTTCAAAAAAAGAAATGAAAGTTGCTGTAAATAAAGGGTATATCATTATTGATGAAATCAAACTTTCTGGAAAGAAAAAAATGGATGCAAAAAGTCTGCTAAACGGATTTCAGTTTTATGAAAATGCAACAATGATGTAA
- a CDS encoding YqgE/AlgH family protein: protein MPSEKIKKGKLLVAEPAILNDDAFNRAIILLTEFTNNNAVGFILNKPLDYLLCDLLPEIDCDLKIYQGGPVEQDNLYFIHRVPHLIPNSIEVSNGIFWGGNFKELKELLNKKILSENEIRFFLGYSGWNKNQLIEELQNKSWFLSENDFKNILAIKEDNLWKNKLLQKGGDYKLWSNAPKDFNLN, encoded by the coding sequence ATGCCTTCTGAAAAAATAAAAAAAGGAAAATTACTCGTAGCCGAACCAGCAATATTAAATGATGATGCCTTTAATAGAGCAATAATTCTATTAACCGAGTTTACTAATAATAATGCTGTAGGTTTTATTTTAAATAAGCCATTAGATTATCTTCTATGCGATCTATTACCTGAAATAGACTGTGATTTAAAAATATATCAAGGTGGTCCTGTAGAGCAAGATAATTTATATTTTATACATAGAGTTCCGCATTTGATTCCAAATAGTATAGAGGTATCCAACGGCATTTTTTGGGGTGGAAATTTCAAAGAATTAAAAGAGTTATTGAACAAAAAAATACTAAGTGAAAATGAAATTAGGTTTTTCTTGGGATATTCTGGTTGGAATAAAAATCAACTAATAGAAGAACTTCAAAATAAATCTTGGTTTCTCTCTGAAAACGATTTTAAAAACATACTTGCTATTAAAGAAGATAATTTATGGAAAAACAAACTACTACAAAAAGGAGGAGACTATAAATTATGGTCTAATGCACCAAAAGATTTTAACCTCAATTAA
- a CDS encoding START-like domain-containing protein: MEKVKFEIEVPVHASPNMLYQYISSPSNLQEWFADKVNSRGKVFSFIWEDTEELAELVIKKSGERVRWKWIESKEDDSFFEIKIQVDPLTNDVSLIITDFADDEDEVEEAKQLWENQIDELKNTIGA, encoded by the coding sequence ATGGAAAAAGTAAAATTTGAAATCGAAGTGCCAGTTCATGCATCTCCAAATATGCTATATCAATATATTTCATCACCATCAAATTTGCAGGAGTGGTTTGCAGATAAAGTAAACTCTAGAGGTAAAGTATTTAGTTTTATTTGGGAAGATACTGAGGAACTAGCAGAGTTAGTTATTAAAAAATCTGGCGAGCGTGTTAGATGGAAATGGATTGAAAGCAAAGAAGATGATAGTTTTTTCGAAATAAAAATTCAAGTAGATCCTTTAACTAACGATGTATCTTTAATAATAACAGACTTTGCTGATGATGAAGATGAAGTGGAAGAAGCAAAACAATTATGGGAAAATCAAATTGATGAGTTAAAAAATACGATTGGTGCTTAA
- a CDS encoding HU family DNA-binding protein — MNKSDLIDAMAADAGISKVAAKAALESFTGNVTSSLKKGEKVALVGFGTFSVSNRAARSGRNPQTGKTIQIAAKNVAKFKAGAGLSDAVN; from the coding sequence ATGAACAAATCAGATTTAATCGATGCAATGGCTGCTGACGCAGGAATTTCTAAAGTAGCAGCTAAAGCAGCATTAGAGTCTTTTACAGGTAACGTAACTTCTTCTTTAAAGAAAGGTGAAAAGGTTGCTTTAGTAGGTTTTGGAACTTTTTCTGTATCTAACAGAGCAGCAAGAAGTGGTAGAAATCCACAAACTGGAAAAACTATCCAAATTGCTGCTAAAAATGTAGCAAAATTTAAAGCAGGTGCTGGTTTAAGCGATGCTGTAAACTAA
- a CDS encoding aminotransferase class IV, translating to MVNFNGELLFKENVSLTTDNRGFKYGDGIFETIKVINKKIIFWEDHYFRLMASMRMLRMKIPMEFTLEFLQEEILKTIAVSDTGSSYRVRLNVFRKDGGFYTPTTNEVSYLIDVSLDSFTTKETYEIDVFKDFYNYSGLLSTIKTNNRLINTLASIYAKENDLDNCVLVNERKGAVEVTNGNLFILKGFTVKTPSLSEGCIKGIVRAKVIEILNKNKEYTIEETTISPFEIQKADEVFITNAIMGIQPVTKYKKKKFKTDLGKKLHASLRVLQIAGN from the coding sequence ATGGTAAACTTTAATGGTGAATTATTATTTAAAGAAAATGTTTCATTAACTACTGATAATAGAGGATTTAAATACGGTGACGGTATTTTTGAAACTATCAAAGTAATTAACAAAAAAATTATTTTCTGGGAAGATCACTATTTTAGATTAATGGCTTCTATGCGAATGTTGCGAATGAAAATTCCGATGGAGTTTACTTTAGAGTTTTTACAAGAAGAAATTTTGAAAACTATAGCTGTTTCTGATACTGGATCTAGTTACAGAGTTCGTTTAAATGTTTTTAGAAAGGATGGTGGTTTTTATACACCTACCACAAACGAAGTGTCTTATTTAATTGATGTATCTCTCGATAGCTTCACAACAAAAGAGACATATGAAATAGACGTTTTTAAGGATTTTTACAATTATTCTGGTCTTTTGTCTACAATTAAAACCAACAATAGACTTATTAATACCTTAGCAAGTATTTATGCAAAAGAAAATGATTTAGACAATTGTGTTTTAGTAAATGAGCGAAAAGGTGCCGTAGAAGTTACCAATGGAAATTTATTTATTTTAAAAGGTTTTACAGTTAAAACACCTAGTTTATCTGAAGGTTGTATAAAGGGTATTGTGAGAGCAAAGGTGATAGAAATTTTAAATAAGAATAAAGAGTATACAATAGAAGAAACTACTATTTCTCCTTTTGAAATTCAAAAAGCAGATGAAGTTTTTATTACCAATGCAATTATGGGAATTCAACCTGTAACAAAATATAAGAAAAAGAAATTTAAAACAGATTTAGGTAAAAAATTACACGCTAGTCTTAGAGTATTACAAATTGCAGGAAATTAA